A genome region from Ptiloglossa arizonensis isolate GNS036 chromosome 4, iyPtiAriz1_principal, whole genome shotgun sequence includes the following:
- the LOC143146016 gene encoding JNK1/MAPK8-associated membrane protein — MCSVLKPNALNLFTRCPGLYCGRELLLDGNWSDCGACPRGFRANTSSVCVPCEDEPMFYDWLYLGFMALLALVLHWFCIDMVSMRRNIPKEVIALHASALFEIVAASIITLQLTDPIGTFAITSCRATKLSDWYTLLHNPSPNYEETLHCTQEAVYPLYTMVFIFYALGTAIMLLLRPMIAKKFLPKQGKFSIYAALYFYPILALLHAVGGGLIYYSFPYITITLSVLSNAAHFAFKLNQTMKSLLLSSVSDMKNVIVILGHWLLHGYGVMAVATLRGLSIHPAMLALVPLPALFYVLTARFTDPHKLHIE, encoded by the exons ATGTGCTCGGTTCTAAAACCAAATGCTTTAAATTTATTCACACGATGTCCTGGCCTATATTGTGGAAGAGAATTATTGCTCGATGGAAATTGGAGCGATTGTGGGGCGTGCCCTCGAGGATTCAGGGCAAATACATCTTCAGTCTGTGTACCTTGTGAGGATGAACCAATGTTTTACGATTGGCTATATCTTGGATTTATGGCATTATTGGCATTAGTGCTACATTGGTTTTGTATCGATATGGTATCCATGAGGCGGAATATACCCAAGGAAGTGATCGCATTGCACGCGTCCGCTTTGTTTGAGATTGTTGCTGCATCTATTATTACTTTACAATTGACAGATCCGATAGGTACTTTTGCAATTACATCGTGCAGAGCCACTAAACTTTCAGATTGGTATACATTATTGCACAATCCTAGTCCAAATTATGAGGAAACGCTACATTGCACACAAGAAGCGGTTTACCCCTT GTATACTATGGTTTTCATTTTCTATGCTCTAGGAACAGCTATTATGTTATTGTTACGGCCTATGATAGCCAAGAAATTTTTACCGAAACAAGGAAAATTCTCAATTTATGCTGCTCTCTATTTCTATCCAATTTTAGCATTGTTACATGCAGTCGGTGGTGGTTTAATAT ATTACTCGTTTCCATATATAACAATAACATTATCTGTTTTGTCTAATGCAGCGCATTTTGCATTTAAATTAAATCAG ACAATGAAATCATTATTATTGAGTTCTGTGTCAGATATGAAGAATGTAATAGTTATTTTAGGCCATTGGCTCTTACATGGATATGGTGTGATGGCTGTAGCAACTCTTCGTGGTCTCAGCATTCATCCAGCAATGCTTGCTTTAGTACCTTTGCCAGCATTATTTTATGTCCTTACAGCAAGATTTACAGATCCACATAAACTTCACATTGAATAA
- the LOC143146022 gene encoding uncharacterized protein LOC143146022 isoform X1 — translation MESKETTHLLCGKSIFETIRNNRSNEKQEDAESINDDFRYYTVDPSWMNVRLCIFWFLWAMLIVVFIISILSYCCFLWQTCTRSENIFILNATSTVSIREDLNINCTQFLVNNSVLYAYI, via the exons ATGGAATCCAAAGAAACCACTCACCTTCTCTGCGGTAAATCGATTTTCGAGACCATACGAAACAACAGGTCCAATGAGAAACAAGAGGACGCAG AATCGATAAACGACGATTTTAGATACTACACCGTTGACCCAAGTTGGATGAATGTTCGCCTGTGCATATTTTGGTTTTTATGGGCCATGTTGATAGtagtatttattatttccaTTTTATCCTACTGTTGTTTTTTGTGGCAAACGTGCACCAGGtccgaaaatatatttattttaaatgcgACAAGTACAGTGAGTATTCGAGAAGATCTCAACATAAATTGTACTCAATTTTTAGTTAACAATTCTGTATTGTACGCATACATTTAA
- the Mge gene encoding translocase of outer mitochondrial membrane 22 homolog mge: MASIEEVDQSDSGMGSSDAHSPDIKSILSSNEDDEEDESLAERLLGLTEMFPDKVRNFGYNVATCLRTGTKGLYSFSCSAAWLFFSSSAILFAPILFEIERAQMEEVQRTQQKQVLLGHNTAMSNFNASSLPMAPPVQR, encoded by the exons ATGGCTTCAATTGAAGAAGTGGATCAATCGGATAGCGGCATGGGTAGTAGCGACGCACATTCTCCCGATATAAAATCAATTCTTTCCAGTAACGAGGATGATGAAGAG GATGAAAGTCTTGCAGAAAGATTATTGGGCCTTACAGAAATGTTCCCCGACAAAGTTCGCAATTTTGGATACAATGTTGCGACTTGTTTGCGTACTGGTACAAAAG gACTGTACAGCTTTTCATGTTCAGCAGCATGGTTGTTCTTCAGCTCATCAGCAATTTTATTTGCACCTATATTATTCGAAATAGAGCGTGCACAAATGGAGGAGGTACAACGTACACAGCAAAAGCAAGTTCTCTTAGGACATAATACAGCTATGTCAAATTTTAATGCTTCGAGTCTTCCAATGGCCCCACCTGTGCAACGATAA
- the LOC143146022 gene encoding uncharacterized protein LOC143146022 isoform X2 has translation MESKETTHLLCGKSIFETIRNNRSNEKQEDAESINDDFRYYTVDPSWMNVRLCIFWFLWAMLIVVFIISILSYCCFLWQTCTRSENIFILNATST, from the exons ATGGAATCCAAAGAAACCACTCACCTTCTCTGCGGTAAATCGATTTTCGAGACCATACGAAACAACAGGTCCAATGAGAAACAAGAGGACGCAG AATCGATAAACGACGATTTTAGATACTACACCGTTGACCCAAGTTGGATGAATGTTCGCCTGTGCATATTTTGGTTTTTATGGGCCATGTTGATAGtagtatttattatttccaTTTTATCCTACTGTTGTTTTTTGTGGCAAACGTGCACCAGGtccgaaaatatatttattttaaatgcgACAAGTACA TAA
- the Cd98hc gene encoding CD98 heavy chain, with protein sequence MESGRLDVDSVEANGIAKETTVIATNKTLTDVDSNRQDTTENSIMGKPNNENEIDDGVHEKMLKDENKVSPTKDATEVKYISENGDTKINIETLKQDLSGMGKEELMKFANDPFWVRLRWFLFITFWLLWLAMLAGATAIVVMAPKCSAPKPKEWWEKSPIVQLDPVETISHNLKEIESLLDILKKQSIDAISLASIVKESATGGIEDFKNVKPQLGSVDDLEAVIKAAKNRDQHIILELDPGHTSTEHPWFKRSIEKTDPFTSYYVWADGKITSDGRRNSPNNWLSLYGGSAWEWNEERGQYYLHQFNKSQPELNYNNPAVITEFADVLSHWLKLGVSGFRLANTQYLTEDPELRDEFRSTIPTEADNYDSLVHAYTRDRPENAAVLSKWQEAIYNETDNKGLFALQDDIGTDILQVYNEKKRLIDIPQSSQFLTTANSSINATTLHKGVSQWLNLTFWPAWDLNGKKNSLRQRMPADIADSLALMTLLLPGTPIFKLNDTLSAKDAFATLSKARHSLTFLYGETTLKTVNGSVFVYTRLKSGNPGYLVAYQTAEEPTIVDLSTIPQISEELSVVAHSPNYVQDGNAIRTKLPSNKVPISAKSTVVLTFVPKN encoded by the exons ATGGAGAGTGGGAGGTTGGATGTAGATAGCGTTGAAGCGAACGGTATCGCGAAGGAAACGACAGTTATTGCCACGAACAAGACGCTCACGGACGTCGACTCGAACAGACAAGATACAACGGAAAACAGCATTATGGGAAAaccgaataacgagaacgaaatCGACGATGGGGTACACGAAAAGATGCTCAAGGATGAGAATAAAGTTTCACCCACGAAAGATGCGACCGAG GTGAAATATATTTCCGAAAATGGAGATACCAAGATCAATATTGAAACACTCAAACAGGACCTTTCTGGAATGGGCAAGGAAGAATTGATGAAATTTGCTAATGATCCATTTTGGGTTAGATTAAGAtggtttttatttattacattttggTTACTATGGCTTGCTATGTTGGCTGGTGCCACTGCCATTGTAGTGATGGCACCAAAATGTTCAGCACCGAAACCAAAAGAATGGTGGGAAAAGAGTCCTATTGTTCAATTAGATCCTGTCGAGACCATTAGCCATAACTTGAAAGAAATAGAATCTCTCTTGGATATTCTGAAAAAACAGAGCATAGAtgcaatttctcttgcatcgatAGTTAAAGAAAGTGCAACAG gTGGAATAGAAGACTTCAAAAATGTTAAACCACAATTGGGAAGTGTTGATGATCTGGAGGCTGTTATAAAGGCTGCAAAAAATAGGGATCAGCATATAATTTTGGAATTAGATCCAGGCCACACGTCGACTGAACATCCATGGTTTAAGCGTTCTATAGAAAAAACAGATCCATTCACATCCTACTATGTGTGGGCAGATGGAAAGATAACTTCTGATGGCAGACGTAATTCACCTAACAATTGG TTGAGTTTGTACGGCGGATCCGCATGGgaatggaacgaagaaaggggaCAGTATTACCTTCATCAATTCAATAAAAGTCAACCTGAATTGAATTACAATAATCCAGCAGTAATTACAGAATTTGCT GATGTTTTAAGTCATTGGTTAAAATTGGGTGTCAGTGGTTTCCGTTTAGCTAATACGCAATATTTAACGGAAGATCCGGAACTTCGCGACGAGTTTAGAAGCACTATTCCTACTGAAGCAGATAATTATGATTCATTGGTACATGCCTATACCAGAGATCGTCCAGAAAATGCTGCAGTCTTGTCAAAATGGCAAGAAGCCATTTATAATGAAACAGATAATAAGGG acTGTTCGCCCTTCAAGATGACATTGGAACCGATATTTTACAAGTTTACAATGAGAAAAAGAGATTAATCGATATTCCACAAAGTTCTCAATTCCTAACCACTGCTAATAGTAGTATAAATGCGACAACTTTGCATAAAGGTGTCTCACAATGGTTGAATTTGACTTTTTGGCCTGCTTGGGAT CTCAATGGTAAAAAGAATAGCTTAAGACAAAGAATGCCTGCAGATATAGCAGACAGCTTGGCACTCATGACATTACTTTTACCTGGAACTCCAATATTTAAGTTAAACGATACTTTGTCTGCAAAGGATGCATTTGCAACTTTGTCCAAAGCTCGCCACAGTTTAACATTCCTTTATGGAGAAACAACACTTAAGACTGTTAATGGAAGCGTATTTGTGTACACAAG gtTAAAGAGTGGCAATCCTGGATACTTGGTAGCATACCAAACAGCGGAAGAACCTACTATAGTTGACTTATCCACGATACCGCAGATTTCAGAAGAACTCAGCGTGGTTGCACATAGTCCTAACTATGTGCAGGATGGTAACGCAATAAG GACGAAGCTGCCCTCTAATAAGGTTCCTATATCAGCTAAGAGCACAGTTGTTTTAACGTTTGTGCCAAAGAATTAA